A genomic region of Staphylococcus roterodami contains the following coding sequences:
- a CDS encoding YutD family protein, which yields MIKVDQHYFELIENYRECFNEEQFIARYSDILDKYDYIVGDYGYDQLRLKGFYKDSNKKAEMSKRFSNIQDYIFEYCNFGCPYFVLRHLSKQEVKKLIEEYDQPDVIDEENKLQDVKIKPTIQDAEH from the coding sequence TTGATAAAAGTAGATCAACATTACTTTGAATTAATTGAAAATTATCGAGAATGCTTTAATGAAGAACAATTTATCGCTCGATATTCTGATATCTTAGATAAATATGATTATATCGTTGGTGATTATGGCTATGATCAATTGAGGTTAAAAGGTTTTTATAAAGATTCAAATAAGAAAGCTGAGATGAGTAAACGTTTTTCAAATATTCAAGATTATATATTTGAGTATTGTAACTTTGGCTGTCCTTATTTTGTATTGAGACATTTATCAAAACAAGAAGTTAAAAAGTTAATCGAAGAATATGATCAACCAGATGTTATAGATGAAGAAAATAAACTTCAAGATGTAAAAATTAAACCAACCATTCAAGATGCTGAGCATTAA
- a CDS encoding DUF3055 domain-containing protein, with product MIDMYLYDDNEESQVQFVGFVGEHSRYDLMLVHTNRHYGKTLVLNMQTNKFGIIGTDDLNEEGYIAHILGVSQDEGEEITEYLNEVIH from the coding sequence ATGATAGATATGTATTTATATGATGATAATGAAGAAAGTCAAGTTCAATTTGTCGGTTTTGTCGGCGAACATAGTCGATATGATTTAATGCTAGTTCATACAAACAGACATTACGGCAAAACACTTGTACTTAATATGCAGACGAATAAATTTGGAATCATTGGTACTGATGATTTGAATGAAGAAGGATATATCGCACATATTTTAGGTGTAAGTCAAGATGAAGGCGAAGAAATTACTGAATATTTAAACGAGGTTATACATTAA
- a CDS encoding DUF86 domain-containing protein — protein MYFVDKDKLTQKLTYLQTLTDDYQESKNNQYAFERIAQMLIESSVDIGNMIIDAFILRDPGNYKDVIDILELENVITKETQQAINKTVDIRKQFTYDYTTLNIATIVPMFDEALPYYKQFISEVTTFLQQENVPVTAFGKGEN, from the coding sequence ATGTATTTTGTAGACAAAGATAAACTAACTCAGAAATTAACCTATTTACAAACATTAACTGATGATTATCAGGAGAGTAAAAATAATCAATATGCATTTGAACGCATTGCTCAAATGTTAATTGAATCATCAGTAGATATTGGTAACATGATCATTGACGCGTTTATTTTAAGAGATCCTGGAAATTATAAAGACGTAATAGATATTTTAGAATTAGAAAATGTTATCACTAAAGAAACGCAACAAGCGATTAATAAAACGGTAGATATCCGTAAACAATTTACTTATGACTACACTACGTTAAATATTGCGACGATAGTGCCAATGTTTGACGAAGCATTGCCTTACTATAAACAATTCATTTCAGAAGTAACTACATTTTTGCAACAAGAAAATGTACCAGTAACAGCTTTTGGCAAAGGAGAAAATTAA
- a CDS encoding TIGR01457 family HAD-type hydrolase, which translates to MKQYKAYLIDLDGTMYMGTDEIDGAKQFIDYLNEKDIPHLYVTNNSTKTPEQVTEKLREMNIDAKPEEVVTSALATAEYISEQSPGASVYMLGGSGLNTALTEAGLEIKDDEHVDYVVIGLDEKVTYEKLAIATLGVRNGATFISTNPDVSIPKERGLLPGNGAITSVVSVSTGIQPQFIGKPEPIIMIKALEILGLDKSEVAMVGDLYDTDIMSGINVGMDTIHVQTGVSSLEDVQNKNVPPTYSFKDLNETIAELEK; encoded by the coding sequence ATGAAACAATATAAAGCTTATTTAATCGACTTAGATGGAACAATGTATATGGGAACAGATGAAATTGATGGTGCAAAACAATTCATTGATTATTTAAATGAGAAAGATATCCCGCATTTATACGTAACTAATAATTCAACGAAAACTCCAGAACAAGTAACTGAAAAATTGCGTGAAATGAATATTGACGCAAAACCTGAAGAAGTTGTAACGTCAGCACTGGCAACTGCTGAATATATTTCGGAACAATCACCAGGTGCATCAGTTTACATGTTAGGTGGAAGTGGATTGAATACTGCTTTAACAGAGGCAGGACTTGAAATTAAAGACGATGAACATGTTGATTATGTAGTCATTGGTCTTGATGAAAAAGTAACATATGAAAAGTTAGCAATTGCAACGTTAGGTGTAAGAAATGGTGCAACATTTATTTCTACAAATCCTGATGTATCAATTCCTAAAGAGCGTGGTCTATTACCTGGTAATGGGGCGATAACTAGCGTTGTAAGTGTATCAACTGGAATTCAACCGCAGTTTATTGGTAAGCCAGAACCAATTATTATGATTAAAGCTTTAGAGATTCTGGGATTAGATAAATCAGAAGTAGCTATGGTTGGAGATTTATATGATACAGATATTATGTCAGGTATTAATGTTGGGATGGATACGATTCATGTACAAACAGGTGTGTCTTCTTTAGAAGATGTACAAAATAAAAATGTACCACCAACATATTCATTTAAAGATTTAAATGAAACAATTGCGGAGTTAGAAAAATAA
- a CDS encoding D-glycerate dehydrogenase has protein sequence MVKIVVSRKIPDKFYQQLCELGDVEMWQESLVPMPQQQFETALLDADACFITLSEQISAQTLANAPKLKVIANMAVGYDNIDVESATAHDVIVTNTPDVLTETTAELGFTLMLATARRIVEAEKYIERNAWKSWGPYLLSGKDVYNSTVGIFGMGDIGKAFARRLKGFNTNILYHNRSRNKDAEMQYDATYVSFEKLLADSDFIICTAPLTKETKYKFNADAFKQMKNDAIFINIGRGLIVDETALIEALDNKEILACGLDVLATEPIDHLHPLMGRDNVIITPHIGSASVMTRDNMVQLCIDNIKAVLNHLSPRTPIN, from the coding sequence TTGGTTAAAATTGTTGTTTCTAGAAAGATACCGGATAAATTCTATCAACAATTATGTGAATTAGGTGACGTTGAAATGTGGCAAGAATCTTTAGTGCCCATGCCACAACAACAATTTGAAACAGCTCTACTTGATGCAGATGCTTGCTTCATTACATTAAGTGAACAAATTAGCGCACAAACTTTAGCCAATGCACCTAAGTTAAAAGTTATTGCAAATATGGCTGTGGGATATGACAACATTGATGTTGAGAGCGCAACAGCACACGATGTTATTGTTACAAATACGCCTGATGTATTAACTGAAACAACAGCAGAATTAGGGTTTACGTTAATGCTTGCTACAGCAAGACGCATAGTGGAAGCTGAAAAGTATATCGAAAGAAATGCATGGAAAAGCTGGGGACCTTATTTGTTGTCAGGTAAAGATGTTTATAATTCAACTGTTGGTATTTTTGGAATGGGCGATATTGGAAAAGCTTTTGCTAGAAGGTTAAAAGGATTTAATACGAATATCCTATATCATAACCGTTCTAGAAATAAAGATGCCGAGATGCAATATGACGCAACATATGTTTCTTTTGAAAAATTGTTAGCAGATAGTGATTTTATAATATGTACGGCACCGCTAACAAAAGAAACTAAATATAAATTTAATGCAGATGCGTTTAAGCAAATGAAAAACGATGCAATATTTATTAACATTGGTAGAGGTTTGATTGTTGATGAAACTGCTTTAATAGAAGCATTAGACAATAAAGAAATATTAGCTTGTGGTTTAGATGTATTAGCAACCGAACCTATTGACCATTTGCATCCATTAATGGGTCGTGATAATGTCATCATTACACCACACATTGGAAGTGCATCTGTGATGACACGTGATAATATGGTTCAATTATGCATTGATAACATTAAAGCGGTACTAAATCATTTATCACCACGAACACCAATTAATTAA
- a CDS encoding teichoic acid D-Ala incorporation-associated protein DltX yields MKSKSKQPPNKYVEAFKPYLLTILYLAIFITLYLIYGSGDTHNNFIYNEF; encoded by the coding sequence ATGAAATCTAAAAGTAAACAGCCACCTAATAAATATGTAGAAGCATTTAAACCATATTTATTAACAATATTGTACTTAGCAATATTTATTACTTTATATTTAATCTATGGCAGTGGCGATACACACAATAACTTCATTTATAATGAGTTCTAA
- the dltA gene encoding D-alanine--poly(phosphoribitol) ligase subunit DltA, whose product MTDIINKLQSFTDANPESIAVRHTTDELTYQQLMDESSKLAHRLQGSKKPMILFGHMSPYMIVGMIGAIKAGCGYVPVDTSIPEDRIKMIIEKVQPEFVFNTTDESFDSVVGEVFTIEDIKTSQDPVIFDSQIKDNDTVYTIFTSGSTGEPKGVQIEYASLVQFTDWMLELNKSGNEQQWLNQAPFSFDLSVMAIYPCLASGGTLNLVDKNMINKPKLLNEMLSATPINIWVSTPSFMEMCLLLPTLNEEQYGSLNEFFFCGEILPHRAAKALVSRFPSATIYNTYGPTEATVAVTSIQITQEVLDQYPTLPVGVERPGARLSTTDEGELVIEGQSVSLGYLKNDQKTAEVFNFDNGIRTYHTGDKAKFENGQWFIQGRIDFQIKLNGYRMELEEIETQLRQSEFVKEAIVVPIYKNDKVIHLIGAIVPTTEVTDNLEMTKNIKHDLKSRLPEYMIPRKFEWMEQLPLTSNGKIDRKKIAEVING is encoded by the coding sequence ATGACAGATATTATTAATAAACTGCAGTCATTTACGGATGCAAATCCTGAAAGCATTGCAGTAAGACACACAACGGATGAATTAACTTATCAACAGTTAATGGATGAGTCTAGTAAATTAGCACATCGATTACAAGGTAGTAAGAAGCCGATGATTTTATTCGGTCACATGTCACCATATATGATTGTTGGGATGATTGGTGCTATTAAAGCAGGATGTGGTTATGTACCAGTTGATACATCAATTCCTGAAGACCGTATTAAAATGATTATTGAAAAGGTACAACCTGAATTCGTATTTAATACAACAGATGAATCATTCGATAGCGTAGTAGGTGAAGTATTTACAATAGAAGATATTAAAACATCACAAGACCCAGTAATTTTTGATAGCCAAATTAAAGATAACGATACTGTATATACTATCTTTACGTCCGGTTCAACTGGTGAACCAAAAGGCGTTCAAATTGAATATGCAAGTTTAGTTCAATTTACTGACTGGATGTTAGAACTTAATAAATCTGGTAATGAACAACAATGGCTAAACCAAGCGCCATTTTCATTTGATTTATCTGTAATGGCTATTTATCCATGTTTAGCTTCTGGAGGTACATTAAACCTTGTAGATAAAAACATGATTAATAAACCTAAATTATTAAATGAAATGTTGTCTGCAACACCGATTAATATATGGGTTTCAACACCATCATTTATGGAAATGTGCTTATTGTTACCTACACTTAATGAAGAACAGTATGGAAGTTTAAATGAATTCTTCTTCTGTGGCGAAATTTTACCTCACAGAGCTGCAAAAGCGTTAGTAAGTCGTTTCCCAAGTGCTACGATTTACAACACTTATGGTCCAACTGAAGCAACAGTTGCAGTGACAAGTATTCAAATTACACAAGAAGTTTTAGACCAATATCCGACATTACCAGTAGGGGTAGAACGTCCGGGTGCAAGATTATCTACAACTGATGAAGGTGAACTTGTTATTGAAGGTCAAAGCGTAAGTTTAGGTTACTTAAAAAATGATCAAAAAACAGCTGAAGTATTCAACTTTGATAATGGTATTCGTACATACCATACAGGTGATAAAGCTAAATTTGAAAACGGGCAATGGTTCATTCAAGGACGTATTGATTTCCAAATCAAATTAAATGGTTACAGAATGGAATTAGAAGAAATTGAAACACAATTACGTCAATCTGAGTTTGTAAAAGAAGCAATTGTTGTACCTATATACAAAAATGATAAAGTGATTCACTTAATCGGAGCAATTGTACCAACAACTGAAGTTACTGATAACTTAGAAATGACTAAAAATATTAAACATGATTTAAAATCACGCTTACCAGAGTATATGATTCCTAGAAAATTTGAATGGATGGAACAATTACCATTAACTTCAAATGGTAAAATTGATCGTAAGAAAATTGCAGAGGTAATCAACGGATGA
- the dltB gene encoding PG:teichoic acid D-alanyltransferase DltB, whose amino-acid sequence MIPYGDFTFFLIALIALLPVIILGFLGKRSYIYNGLVTAFMIVLIFSSDKHNLFDQKYLSVQLISFIIYIVWQVLLIMFYYHSRPKNNSFSKFVIVMVLSILPLALVKVLQSTWLGGHEIHFHESKLIEFVGFLGISYVTFKSVQLIMEIRDGSIKEIKVWKLIQFISFFPTISSGPIDRYKRFVKDDKKVPTGNEYRELVLKAIHMIMLGFLYKYIIAYFINTYAIMPLQLDLHGFTHMWLYMYAYSLYLFFDFAGYSLFAIAFSYLFGIKTPPNFDKPFKAKNIKDFWNRWHMTLSFWFRDCIYMRSLFYMSRKKLLKSQFAMSNVAFLINFFIMGIWHGIEVYYIVYGLYHAALFIGYGFYERWRKKHPPRWQNGFTNALSIVITFHFITFGFLIFSGKLI is encoded by the coding sequence ATGATTCCATATGGCGATTTTACATTCTTCTTAATTGCTTTAATTGCACTATTACCAGTCATTATACTTGGATTTTTAGGTAAGCGAAGTTACATTTATAATGGTTTAGTGACAGCATTTATGATTGTGTTAATCTTTTCTTCAGATAAACATAATCTGTTTGATCAAAAGTATTTAAGTGTTCAATTAATTAGTTTCATTATTTACATTGTATGGCAAGTATTGTTAATCATGTTTTATTATCATTCAAGACCGAAAAATAACTCATTTTCAAAATTTGTTATTGTAATGGTTTTATCAATATTGCCATTAGCATTAGTTAAAGTATTACAAAGCACATGGTTAGGTGGACATGAAATTCACTTCCATGAAAGTAAATTAATCGAATTCGTAGGATTCCTTGGTATTTCATATGTTACTTTCAAAAGTGTGCAACTTATTATGGAAATCCGTGATGGTTCTATTAAAGAAATCAAAGTATGGAAATTGATTCAATTCATTTCATTCTTCCCGACGATTTCATCAGGGCCTATCGATCGTTACAAACGTTTTGTTAAAGATGATAAAAAGGTACCAACTGGTAATGAATACCGTGAATTAGTACTTAAAGCAATCCATATGATTATGCTTGGTTTCTTGTATAAATATATTATTGCTTACTTTATCAACACTTATGCAATTATGCCATTACAATTAGACTTGCATGGTTTCACACATATGTGGCTATATATGTATGCATACAGCTTATATTTATTCTTTGACTTTGCAGGTTACAGTTTATTTGCAATTGCTTTTAGTTATTTATTCGGTATTAAGACACCACCAAACTTTGATAAACCTTTCAAAGCTAAAAATATTAAAGATTTCTGGAATAGATGGCATATGACATTATCATTCTGGTTCAGAGATTGTATTTACATGAGATCTTTATTCTACATGTCTCGTAAGAAATTATTGAAGAGTCAATTCGCAATGTCTAATGTGGCATTTTTAATCAACTTCTTCATAATGGGAATTTGGCATGGTATTGAAGTGTATTACATTGTCTATGGTTTATACCATGCAGCATTATTTATAGGTTATGGCTTTTATGAACGTTGGCGCAAGAAACATCCGCCACGTTGGCAAAATGGTTTCACAAACGCGCTTAGCATTGTGATTACATTCCATTTTATAACATTTGGCTTTTTAATCTTCTCAGGTAAACTTATATAA
- the dltC gene encoding D-alanine--poly(phosphoribitol) ligase subunit 2 yields the protein MEFREQVLNLLAEVAENDIVKENPDVEIFEEGIIDSFQTVGLLLEIQNKLDIEVSIMDFDRDEWATPNKIVEALEELR from the coding sequence ATGGAATTTAGAGAACAAGTATTAAATTTATTAGCAGAAGTAGCAGAAAATGATATTGTAAAAGAAAATCCAGACGTAGAAATCTTTGAAGAAGGTATTATTGATTCTTTCCAAACAGTTGGATTATTATTAGAGATTCAAAATAAACTTGATATCGAAGTATCTATTATGGACTTTGATAGAGATGAGTGGGCAACACCAAATAAAATCGTTGAAGCATTAGAAGAGTTACGATGA
- the dltD gene encoding D-alanyl-lipoteichoic acid biosynthesis protein DltD produces the protein MKLKPFLPILISGAVFIVFLLLPARWFTGLVTEKTVDDNRTSLTDQVLKGTLIQNKLYESNKYYPIYGSSELGKDDPFNPAIALNKHNSNKKAFLLGAGGSTDLINAVELASQYDKLKGKKLTFIISPQWFTNHGLTNQNFDARMSQTQINQMFQQKNMPTELKQRYAQRLLQFPHVHNKGYLKSYAKDPQETKDNYISAFKENQLIKIEAIKSLFAMDKSPLEHVKPATKPDASWDEMKQKAVEIGKADTTTNKFGIRDQYWKLIQESKRKVRRDYEFNVNSPEFQDLELLVKTMRAAGADVQYVSIPSNGVWYDHIGIDQERRQAVYKKIHSTVVDNGGKIYDMTDKDYEKYVISDAVHIGWKGWVYMDEQIAKHMKGEPQPEVDKPKE, from the coding sequence ATGAAATTAAAACCTTTTTTACCCATTTTAATTAGTGGAGCAGTATTCATTGTCTTTCTATTATTGCCAGCAAGATGGTTTACAGGTTTAGTAACTGAAAAAACTGTAGATGATAATAGAACTTCATTGACAGATCAAGTACTAAAAGGCACACTCATTCAAAATAAGTTATATGAATCAAATAAGTATTATCCTATATACGGCTCTAGTGAATTAGGTAAAGATGACCCATTTAATCCTGCAATTGCATTAAATAAACACAACTCGAACAAGAAAGCATTTTTATTAGGTGCCGGTGGTTCAACGGATTTAATTAATGCAGTTGAGCTTGCATCACAGTATGATAAATTAAAAGGTAAGAAATTAACATTTATTATTTCACCACAATGGTTTACAAACCATGGTTTAACAAATCAAAACTTTGATGCTCGTATGTCTCAAACTCAAATTAATCAAATGTTCCAGCAGAAGAATATGCCTACTGAATTAAAACAACGTTATGCACAACGTTTATTACAATTCCCGCATGTTCACAATAAAGGTTACTTGAAGTCTTATGCCAAAGACCCACAAGAAACTAAAGATAATTACATCTCTGCTTTTAAAGAAAATCAATTGATTAAAATTGAAGCAATTAAGTCATTGTTTGCAATGGATAAATCTCCATTAGAACATGTCAAACCTGCTACAAAGCCAGATGCTTCATGGGATGAGATGAAACAAAAAGCAGTAGAAATTGGTAAAGCTGATACTACTACAAATAAATTTGGTATTAGAGATCAATACTGGAAATTAATTCAAGAAAGTAAACGTAAAGTTAGACGTGACTATGAGTTTAATGTTAATTCTCCAGAATTCCAAGATCTAGAATTATTAGTAAAAACAATGCGTGCTGCTGGTGCAGATGTTCAATATGTAAGTATCCCATCAAATGGTGTTTGGTATGATCATATCGGCATTGACCAAGAACGTCGTCAAGCAGTTTACAAAAAAATCCATTCTACTGTAGTAGATAATGGTGGTAAGATTTACGATATGACTGATAAAGATTATGAAAAATATGTTATCAGTGATGCAGTACACATTGGTTGGAAAGGTTGGGTTTATATGGATGAGCAAATTGCGAAACATATGAAAGGTGAACCACAACCTGAAGTAGACAAACCAAAAGAATAA
- a CDS encoding NifU family protein, translated as MPTEDTTMFDQVAEVIERLRPFLLRDGGDCSLIDVEDGIVKLQLHGACGTCPSSTITLKAGIERALHEEVPGVIEVEQVF; from the coding sequence ATGCCTACTGAAGATACAACAATGTTTGATCAAGTAGCAGAAGTTATCGAACGTCTTCGTCCATTTTTATTACGTGATGGTGGCGACTGCTCATTGATTGACGTAGAAGATGGTATTGTTAAATTACAATTACATGGAGCATGTGGTACATGCCCAAGTTCTACTATTACACTTAAAGCTGGAATTGAACGCGCATTACACGAAGAAGTGCCTGGAGTAATTGAAGTAGAACAAGTATTCTAA
- a CDS encoding YuzD family protein yields the protein MEHVSVVVYGADVICASCVNAPTSKDIYDWLQPLLKRKYPNITFKYTYIDINKNTDNLTDHDLQFIERIEQDELFYPLITMNDEYVADGYIQTKQITRFIESHFTN from the coding sequence ATGGAGCACGTTAGTGTGGTAGTTTATGGGGCTGATGTTATATGTGCAAGTTGTGTGAATGCACCAACGTCGAAAGATATATACGATTGGTTACAACCATTACTAAAAAGAAAGTATCCTAATATAACATTTAAATACACGTATATCGATATTAATAAAAATACCGATAATTTAACTGATCACGATTTACAATTTATTGAAAGAATAGAGCAGGATGAGCTATTTTATCCATTAATTACAATGAACGATGAATATGTTGCGGATGGTTATATTCAAACAAAGCAAATTACAAGATTTATAGAAAGTCATTTTACAAATTAA
- a CDS encoding NAD(P)/FAD-dependent oxidoreductase produces MKNLVLLGGGYGNMRIMSRILTSSLPQNYTVTLVDRMPFHGLKPEFYALAAGTKSDKDVRMKFPNHPQVNTVYGEINDIDLDAQIVSVGNSKIDYDELIIGLGCEDKYHNVPGAEEYTHSIQTLSKARDTFHSISELPEGAKVGIVGAGLSGIELASELRESRSDLEIYLYDRGPRILRNFPEKLSKYVAKWFAKNNVTVVPNSNINKVEPGKIYNCDEPKDIDLVVWTAGIQPVEVVRNLPIDINSNGRVIVNQYHQVPTYRNVYVVGDCADLPHAPSAQLAEVQGDQIADVLKKQWQNEPLPDKMPELKVQGIVGSLGDKQGFAYIMDRTVTGRLASILKSGVLWLYKYHNG; encoded by the coding sequence ATGAAAAATTTAGTTTTGCTAGGCGGCGGATATGGTAATATGCGTATTATGTCACGTATTTTAACATCATCTTTACCACAAAATTATACAGTTACATTAGTTGATAGAATGCCATTTCACGGATTAAAACCTGAATTTTATGCATTAGCTGCTGGTACGAAATCCGATAAAGATGTTCGTATGAAATTCCCTAATCACCCACAAGTGAACACGGTTTATGGTGAAATTAACGACATTGATTTGGATGCTCAAATTGTCTCAGTTGGTAATTCTAAAATCGATTATGATGAATTAATCATTGGTTTAGGATGTGAAGATAAATATCATAATGTTCCTGGAGCTGAAGAATATACACATAGTATTCAAACATTATCAAAGGCTCGTGATACATTTCATAGTATTAGTGAGTTACCTGAAGGTGCTAAAGTTGGTATCGTTGGTGCGGGGTTAAGTGGTATCGAACTTGCAAGTGAGTTGCGAGAAAGTCGTTCTGATTTGGAAATTTACCTTTATGATCGTGGACCAAGAATTTTAAGAAATTTTCCAGAAAAATTAAGTAAGTACGTTGCAAAATGGTTTGCTAAAAATAATGTAACCGTTGTGCCGAATTCAAATATTAATAAAGTTGAACCGGGTAAAATTTACAATTGTGATGAACCAAAAGATATTGATTTGGTTGTGTGGACTGCAGGTATTCAACCTGTCGAAGTTGTTCGTAACTTACCAATTGATATTAATAGTAATGGTCGTGTTATCGTCAATCAATACCACCAAGTTCCTACATATCGAAATGTTTATGTTGTGGGTGACTGTGCAGACTTACCACATGCACCTAGCGCACAATTAGCTGAAGTACAAGGCGATCAAATTGCCGATGTTCTTAAGAAACAATGGCAAAATGAACCATTGCCTGATAAAATGCCAGAATTAAAAGTACAAGGTATCGTTGGTTCATTAGGAGATAAACAAGGCTTCGCATACATTATGGATCGTACTGTTACAGGTCGACTTGCTTCAATCTTAAAGTCTGGCGTGCTTTGGTTATATAAATATCATAATGGTTAA
- a CDS encoding YuzB family protein, which yields MNPIVEFCISNMAKGGDYVFNQLENDPDVDVLEYGCLTHCGICSAGLYALVNGDIVEGDSPEELLQNIYAHIKETWIF from the coding sequence ATGAATCCGATTGTAGAATTTTGTATCTCTAACATGGCTAAAGGTGGAGATTATGTTTTTAATCAGCTTGAAAACGACCCAGATGTTGACGTGTTAGAATATGGATGTCTAACACATTGTGGTATATGTTCAGCCGGGTTGTACGCTTTAGTGAATGGTGATATTGTTGAAGGTGATTCGCCTGAAGAATTACTACAAAACATTTATGCGCATATAAAAGAAACATGGATTTTTTAA
- a CDS encoding iron-sulfur cluster assembly accessory protein → MPTVILTEAAAYEVKDMLKANDMPNGYLKIKVNGGGCTGLTYGMGAEEAPGENDEVLEYFGLKVLVDKKDAPVLNGTTIDFKQSLMGGGFQIDNPNAIASCGCGSSFRTAKVAGNPENC, encoded by the coding sequence ATGCCAACAGTTATATTAACAGAAGCTGCTGCTTATGAAGTAAAAGATATGTTAAAAGCAAATGATATGCCAAACGGATATTTGAAGATTAAAGTTAATGGTGGCGGTTGTACTGGATTAACATACGGTATGGGTGCTGAAGAAGCACCAGGTGAAAATGATGAAGTTTTAGAGTACTTTGGTTTAAAAGTACTTGTAGATAAGAAGGACGCTCCTGTACTAAATGGTACAACAATTGATTTTAAACAATCATTAATGGGCGGTGGCTTCCAAATCGACAATCCAAACGCAATTGCTTCTTGTGGATGTGGAAGTTCATTTAGAACAGCAAAAGTAGCGGGTAACCCAGAAAATTGCTAA